One stretch of Nitratiruptor tergarcus DSM 16512 DNA includes these proteins:
- a CDS encoding NAD-binding protein, whose protein sequence is MNIIIAGAGRVGFRLAQTLSIKHNVIIIDKNKEALARLQESIDILPIVGNIEDPDTFKVLNGTYDIFIAVTDNDEANILSTLIADDEINVTKKIIRLRNPYFAKSSIAKKLGIDEAVFPFSLAAQSIKLLLDFPKANNIKDFIFTSFKLISVRVNEPLLTSTQEIESQNIKVVGIEKDKKFFIPTQSYPLEDNNLLYLFGDGEQIKEVCKKINKSDPKSIKNIAIFGANLLGIEIAKAFLEKNVNIKIVESDPALCIRASELLQNRATVINSKYIEHKIYEEENIRLADMVIATSSEDEENIIECLEAKEYEVRKTVAINNNLEFYNLMHKLGIIAVRGPKASAYYAILEKIGSSNVITEKHYCGGRGTIFMRKIFEDSLLIGTSLKPLKLDDTISYYIRDGIIYPFKQKITLHKNDLIVVFAKTYQEERVKKWIYNL, encoded by the coding sequence GTGAATATTATCATAGCAGGAGCTGGAAGAGTTGGCTTTCGCCTCGCACAAACACTCTCTATTAAACACAACGTTATCATAATTGATAAGAACAAAGAGGCTCTTGCAAGACTGCAAGAATCGATCGACATACTTCCTATTGTGGGCAACATAGAAGATCCCGATACATTCAAAGTACTTAATGGAACGTATGATATTTTTATAGCTGTAACAGATAATGATGAAGCCAATATTCTCTCCACTCTCATAGCTGATGATGAGATTAATGTAACTAAAAAGATTATTCGCTTACGCAACCCCTATTTTGCTAAAAGCTCCATTGCAAAAAAACTCGGAATAGATGAAGCTGTCTTTCCCTTTTCTCTCGCAGCCCAATCAATAAAACTCCTTTTAGACTTTCCTAAAGCGAACAATATTAAAGATTTTATCTTTACCTCTTTCAAACTCATCTCTGTGCGCGTCAATGAACCACTCCTTACTTCCACACAAGAGATAGAGTCACAAAATATCAAAGTAGTAGGAATTGAAAAAGATAAAAAGTTTTTCATCCCCACCCAATCCTACCCATTAGAAGATAATAATCTCCTCTATCTTTTTGGTGATGGAGAGCAAATAAAAGAGGTTTGCAAAAAAATCAATAAAAGCGATCCTAAATCTATCAAAAATATTGCTATTTTTGGAGCAAATCTTTTGGGAATTGAGATAGCAAAGGCTTTTTTAGAAAAAAATGTAAACATAAAAATTGTTGAAAGTGACCCTGCTCTTTGCATACGAGCTTCCGAGCTTTTGCAAAATCGCGCCACCGTTATCAACTCCAAATATATTGAGCATAAAATTTACGAAGAAGAGAATATCCGCCTAGCAGATATGGTTATCGCGACAAGTAGCGAAGATGAAGAAAACATCATTGAGTGTCTTGAAGCCAAGGAGTATGAGGTACGAAAAACTGTAGCAATCAATAACAATCTAGAATTTTACAACCTCATGCATAAACTTGGAATCATTGCAGTACGAGGACCAAAAGCGAGTGCATACTATGCAATTTTGGAAAAAATTGGCTCAAGCAATGTTATTACAGAAAAGCACTACTGTGGAGGAAGAGGTACTATTTTTATGCGAAAAATCTTTGAAGACTCTTTGCTGATTGGCACCTCCCTCAAACCTCTCAAACTCGACGATACCATCAGCTACTATATTCGTGATGGAATTATCTATCCATTCAAACAAAAAATCACACTTCATAAAAATGATCTCATCGTCGTTT
- a CDS encoding potassium channel family protein — translation MESNSAWIIIHRMRIPLLVIIITFSISILGMTLIPGVDDQGKPYYMNFFDAFYFVSYMATTIGFGEAPYTFTYPQRLWVSFCIYLTVIGWFYGIGNIIALIQDKKLARELAIARFRNKVQKLTEPFIIILGYNNVTKEIIKRLSLEGIRIVVVDKDESKVEEIELEGFIPEVPAISADTTKPDTLKLAGIHHKNCQAVVVLFEDDVKNAKIALMCKLLNKKINIIVKSTTKDNTEHLRNIGIRHIEDPFKIISNRFYFAIAAPYIWLLEMWIFGHILRIRKREFLPKGKYIICGAGRMGKALASALERAKIEYVFIDIKSSEYKKRKQSAIYGDAEDIKTLIKAGIKEASCIIAGTKDDMINLTILSTAKKLNPSIYTIARENTLEDISVFKSARIDKIYILEKVLAKYTYNFIAKPMANRFIRMIYQKDNVWAMNVVGKLSSTIGKNPDVFEIQLTHETAYALCKELENGRDITLEILRRSRKDYRKKNKIVFLMYHYENEHERETVLMPSDSLSIRCGASLLIACDEEARSDFEYIINNYYELYYVLTGKEQSVGIFNIFQKEKIAF, via the coding sequence ATGGAAAGCAATAGCGCATGGATCATCATCCACCGGATGAGGATCCCTCTTCTTGTAATTATTATCACTTTTTCAATCTCTATTTTAGGCATGACTCTCATCCCTGGTGTAGATGATCAGGGTAAGCCCTATTATATGAATTTTTTTGATGCCTTTTACTTTGTAAGCTATATGGCAACTACCATTGGCTTTGGAGAAGCACCCTATACCTTTACCTATCCACAGCGTCTATGGGTAAGTTTTTGTATCTATCTCACAGTCATTGGCTGGTTTTATGGTATTGGTAATATAATCGCACTTATTCAAGATAAAAAACTTGCTCGTGAACTTGCAATCGCACGCTTTCGCAACAAAGTTCAAAAACTCACTGAGCCATTTATCATTATATTAGGCTATAACAATGTTACAAAAGAGATCATTAAGCGCCTCAGTCTAGAAGGTATAAGAATAGTCGTAGTGGATAAAGATGAAAGCAAAGTAGAAGAAATTGAACTGGAAGGCTTCATTCCCGAAGTTCCTGCAATCAGTGCTGATACAACAAAGCCCGACACACTCAAACTTGCTGGAATTCATCATAAAAATTGCCAAGCAGTTGTGGTACTTTTTGAAGATGATGTAAAAAATGCAAAAATCGCACTCATGTGTAAACTACTCAACAAAAAAATCAACATCATCGTCAAATCAACTACCAAAGATAATACTGAGCATCTGCGCAATATTGGTATTCGTCACATTGAAGATCCTTTTAAAATCATCTCCAATAGATTCTATTTTGCCATTGCAGCACCTTATATCTGGCTTTTAGAGATGTGGATATTTGGCCATATTTTGCGCATACGCAAGCGTGAATTCCTTCCAAAAGGAAAATATATCATCTGTGGTGCTGGACGTATGGGTAAAGCTCTCGCTTCAGCGCTAGAGCGAGCAAAAATCGAATATGTCTTTATTGATATTAAATCGAGTGAATATAAAAAGAGAAAGCAGAGTGCCATTTATGGTGATGCAGAAGATATCAAGACACTCATTAAAGCAGGTATCAAAGAGGCTAGCTGTATTATTGCTGGTACAAAAGATGATATGATAAATCTCACTATCCTCTCCACTGCCAAAAAACTCAATCCCTCTATCTACACAATAGCTCGTGAAAACACACTTGAAGATATTAGCGTTTTTAAATCAGCACGTATCGATAAAATCTACATTTTAGAGAAGGTCTTAGCAAAATATACCTATAACTTCATTGCCAAACCGATGGCTAATAGATTTATACGCATGATATACCAAAAAGATAATGTCTGGGCAATGAATGTAGTAGGAAAACTGAGCTCCACAATTGGCAAAAACCCTGATGTTTTTGAGATTCAACTAACACATGAAACCGCATATGCTCTTTGTAAAGAGTTAGAAAATGGAAGAGATATTACCCTTGAAATCTTGCGCAGATCCCGCAAAGATTACCGTAAAAAAAATAAAATTGTTTTTTTGATGTATCACTATGAAAATGAGCATGAAAGAGAGACTGTTTTAATGCCTTCTGATTCACTGAGCATCAGATGTGGAGCTTCACTCTTAATCGCTTGTGATGAAGAGGCTCGCAGCGATTTTGAATATATCATCAATAATTACTATGAGCTCTACTATGTACTCACAGGTAAAGAGCAAAGTGTAGGCATTTTTAATATTTTTCAAAAAGAGAAAATAGCTTTTTAA
- a CDS encoding DUF6394 family protein, whose protein sequence is MNIQKVISGFFFILAMTTNFGFFYGDPSNLEYHSKYELFAAIVVNLIATILKLGDKTQLGSVLLATSLVADIQLIGAASVWALAIYGLGQMNLEASVAIVSMSGGALLANIVSVLLFVGDTLKSKR, encoded by the coding sequence ATGAATATTCAAAAAGTTATTAGTGGATTTTTCTTTATTCTTGCAATGACAACAAACTTTGGCTTCTTCTATGGCGATCCATCAAATTTAGAATATCATAGCAAATATGAACTCTTTGCCGCAATAGTTGTAAACCTCATCGCTACGATTCTCAAACTAGGAGATAAAACACAACTAGGATCAGTACTCCTTGCTACAAGCCTCGTTGCCGATATTCAGCTCATAGGGGCAGCAAGTGTCTGGGCACTTGCAATATATGGCTTAGGGCAAATGAATCTTGAAGCAAGTGTAGCTATTGTCTCTATGAGTGGTGGTGCACTTTTAGCAAATATTGTCTCAGTCTTACTCTTTGTAGGCGACACGCTCAAATCTAAAAGGTAA
- a CDS encoding NUDIX domain-containing protein — protein sequence MKRSAGILPYRIKNGVVEVYLGHFGGPFWKNKERSWGIIKGEVNPGESDLDAAKREFFEETGKEIAGEFIDLGEAKTSNKILHIFAVQKDLDTHIRSNLVTMEYKGRVLKFPEIDQATWMDIEEAKKKIVKSQEIFLQRLLTTVSA from the coding sequence ATGAAAAGAAGTGCTGGTATTCTTCCTTATAGGATAAAAAATGGAGTTGTAGAGGTGTACCTTGGTCACTTTGGAGGACCTTTTTGGAAAAATAAAGAGCGCTCTTGGGGAATTATTAAAGGTGAGGTAAATCCAGGAGAGAGTGATTTGGATGCAGCGAAGAGAGAATTTTTTGAAGAGACGGGAAAAGAGATTGCAGGAGAGTTTATAGATTTGGGTGAAGCAAAAACCTCAAATAAAATCTTGCATATTTTTGCCGTGCAAAAAGATCTTGATACACATATAAGATCCAATCTGGTTACAATGGAGTATAAGGGAAGAGTATTGAAATTTCCCGAAATTGATCAAGCTACATGGATGGATATAGAAGAAGCAAAGAAAAAAATTGTCAAATCTCAAGAGATCTTCTTGCAAAGACTCCTTACTACTGTAAGTGCTTAG
- a CDS encoding putative bifunctional diguanylate cyclase/phosphodiesterase — translation MKTLNKLLIGIIVVIGVMISILYISTYEVENRLQNNLNRMFLSHVDAVAHHIERFIKKYCKENLYTELKSNPQLRDYLQDALELTTAPPHKFVYILYRDKHGHFRYLLDGSLEDKGEFNQKLDVNSKIWNRAYKSKQALYFSHQDSDILYITYLYPIVLHGSVQGIIAIDFTNELPSTISTIISPLKKVFAYLFFAIFLLLALLAYQGWLYLHTKKSALTDPLTGAYNRNYLHKFLYEINPQEYAILMLDIDHFKKINDNYGHKAGDFVLKNVYKTLHSILRNHDLIFRYGGEEFIIFIKRNGKEENIIQIAERIRTTFYTTAFIYEEHSLKVTVSIGIILHPEKFKSIKDAIKKADEFLYEAKRTGRNKICYNTDYTLTKTKTTREVDIIKDAIDNRRLFIELQPIYDINSMQPVRYEVLVRLKDREGNVIYPGAFLENIAYTTLYNSLTKEVLRQTFDTIQTYKVPLSINLNFSDITDNVVYEMILQEIEKNRELANFLVIELLENEALPTYEEHEDLKKRLQKLKEYGIKIAIDDFGSGYSNFEIFKYLPIDILKIDGTLIKEIEKSKVSYLMVKSITSFAQAINIKVVAEFIENEKILQTVSRLNIQYGQGFYLGKPSKHLQ, via the coding sequence ATGAAAACACTTAATAAACTGCTTATTGGAATAATTGTCGTTATAGGAGTTATGATAAGCATACTCTATATCTCCACTTATGAAGTAGAAAATCGTCTCCAAAATAATCTCAACAGAATGTTTTTATCACATGTAGATGCCGTAGCACACCATATAGAAAGATTTATCAAAAAATATTGCAAAGAGAATCTCTACACTGAACTCAAGAGCAATCCACAACTAAGAGACTATCTCCAAGATGCACTTGAACTCACAACTGCTCCTCCTCATAAATTCGTCTATATCCTCTACAGAGACAAACATGGACATTTTAGGTATCTGCTCGATGGCAGTTTGGAAGATAAAGGGGAATTTAATCAAAAACTCGATGTAAATAGCAAAATATGGAATAGAGCATATAAGAGCAAACAAGCTCTCTATTTTTCACATCAAGATTCGGATATACTCTATATCACTTACTTATATCCAATTGTTTTGCATGGAAGCGTACAAGGAATCATCGCTATAGATTTTACAAATGAACTTCCTTCAACCATCTCTACTATCATCTCGCCTCTCAAAAAGGTTTTTGCATATCTCTTTTTTGCAATATTTCTTCTTTTAGCTCTTTTAGCTTATCAAGGATGGCTCTATTTACATACAAAAAAAAGCGCATTGACTGATCCGCTCACAGGAGCCTACAATAGAAACTATCTCCATAAATTTCTCTATGAAATCAATCCTCAAGAGTATGCAATTTTAATGCTCGATATTGATCATTTCAAAAAGATAAATGACAATTATGGCCATAAAGCAGGAGATTTTGTACTAAAAAATGTTTACAAAACACTCCACTCAATTTTGCGCAACCATGATCTCATTTTTCGCTATGGGGGTGAAGAGTTTATCATTTTTATCAAAAGAAATGGCAAAGAAGAAAACATTATCCAAATAGCCGAAAGAATCCGTACAACATTTTATACTACCGCCTTTATCTACGAAGAACACTCTTTAAAGGTTACTGTCTCTATAGGTATAATTTTGCATCCTGAAAAGTTCAAGTCAATTAAGGATGCAATTAAAAAAGCTGATGAGTTTTTGTATGAAGCCAAAAGGACAGGAAGAAACAAAATCTGCTATAACACCGATTACACTCTTACTAAAACAAAAACTACAAGAGAGGTTGATATCATAAAAGATGCCATAGATAATAGACGGCTCTTTATAGAACTCCAACCTATATACGATATAAACTCTATGCAGCCAGTGCGCTACGAAGTACTTGTAAGACTCAAAGATAGAGAAGGAAATGTGATCTATCCTGGAGCATTTTTAGAAAATATCGCTTATACAACACTTTACAACTCTTTGACAAAAGAGGTACTACGCCAAACGTTCGATACTATTCAAACTTATAAAGTACCACTGAGCATTAACCTCAATTTTTCTGACATCACAGACAATGTTGTGTATGAGATGATATTGCAAGAGATTGAAAAAAATCGAGAGCTTGCAAATTTTTTAGTCATTGAACTTCTCGAAAATGAGGCTCTCCCAACATATGAGGAGCATGAAGACCTTAAAAAGAGACTACAAAAACTTAAAGAGTATGGAATCAAAATTGCAATTGATGATTTTGGAAGTGGCTATTCCAATTTTGAAATTTTCAAATATCTTCCTATAGATATTCTCAAAATCGATGGAACACTCATTAAAGAGATTGAAAAATCAAAAGTCTCATATCTTATGGTTAAATCAATAACCTCATTTGCACAAGCAATTAATATAAAAGTTGTTGCAGAATTTATAGAAAACGAAAAGATACTGCAAACCGTCTCACGCCTCAATATCCAATATGGACAAGGTTTTTATCTAGGAAAGCCATCTAAGCACTTACAGTAG
- a CDS encoding TonB-dependent receptor plug domain-containing protein: MRGVAFLSFFLAYLYGANIDLLLQKYKEASELSKITKRDSAGFVYVFTREDLQKMQSYTLKDILQTVPGINYTLTPNNLNLFSAVSTKFSPINIARLYINDHDVTSASFGSALLIWGQMPLEYVDHIEVYKGSSSIEFGDETGLIIIKVYTKLAQRELGKKIRLIADSRGSKGFDSYIAELFDNKSSLFGYIHGTSFKTKHYHNGNYLLSRDGDDKMVYLNFKKNDLQVEFSHYEPHRDPFLGYGRSKKPLGGGLDARHTYLKLDKNIYGISWSFAFDRLDYKRLYKDANGVYTSQGIVDIYYRRFTDDILSLNFKKHIDEGKHSLLLGGFYKIKKYKERGTYDTIHTYATNRLGLATLYLEESYSIDKETLFILSAKNDWYEYQKEIPSHTNMMVRAGFIKKSKEWEFKTFYTKTMLEPQFFSLYSDNNIPLVTNPHLKPSCINLFIIGALYKKENFSFGLKYGTRNAKNMTSYSPQKGYYNIPNKIYFDFIEAKAQYQFDPKNRVTLYIIKGRNSQKKFSPDIHINLQAFNSFDNIDIYNELLYKNSYTYFGTSVTDSLDYTVAIKYRINNDLSIGLRGENLFGKGFKQAYRKINTAYPTTDRKILLNMEYTF, translated from the coding sequence ATGAGAGGAGTAGCTTTTCTATCTTTTTTTCTTGCATATCTGTATGGAGCAAATATAGATCTTTTACTCCAAAAATATAAAGAAGCTTCTGAACTCTCAAAAATAACGAAAAGAGATTCAGCCGGTTTTGTTTACGTCTTTACCCGCGAGGATCTCCAAAAGATGCAAAGCTACACTCTCAAAGATATACTTCAAACTGTTCCTGGTATCAACTACACACTCACACCAAATAATCTTAATCTCTTCTCTGCTGTATCTACAAAATTTTCTCCTATCAATATAGCAAGACTCTATATCAATGATCATGATGTTACAAGTGCATCTTTTGGAAGTGCATTACTCATTTGGGGACAGATGCCTTTGGAATATGTAGATCACATAGAGGTATATAAAGGATCTTCTTCTATCGAATTTGGTGACGAAACCGGACTTATTATCATCAAAGTCTATACCAAACTAGCCCAAAGAGAACTTGGGAAAAAGATTCGTTTGATTGCTGACTCAAGGGGCTCAAAAGGATTTGACAGCTATATAGCAGAGCTTTTTGATAACAAAAGCTCTTTGTTTGGATACATTCATGGGACATCCTTTAAAACAAAACATTATCACAACGGCAACTATCTCCTCTCTCGTGATGGAGATGACAAAATGGTTTATCTCAATTTCAAAAAAAATGATCTGCAAGTAGAGTTTTCCCATTATGAGCCACATAGAGATCCTTTTTTGGGATATGGGCGTAGCAAAAAGCCTCTTGGCGGCGGATTAGATGCAAGACACACCTATTTAAAATTAGATAAAAATATCTATGGTATATCTTGGAGCTTTGCATTTGATAGGCTCGATTATAAGAGACTCTATAAAGATGCCAATGGTGTTTATACTTCACAAGGAATTGTAGATATCTATTATAGAAGATTTACTGACGATATTCTCTCTTTGAATTTCAAAAAACATATAGATGAGGGTAAACACTCGCTTTTACTTGGAGGATTTTATAAAATCAAAAAGTATAAAGAACGAGGAACATACGATACTATTCACACATATGCTACAAATAGGCTTGGTCTTGCCACACTTTATCTTGAAGAGAGTTACTCTATCGATAAAGAGACACTTTTTATTCTTTCAGCCAAAAACGACTGGTATGAATATCAAAAAGAGATTCCATCTCATACTAATATGATGGTACGTGCAGGATTTATCAAAAAGAGCAAAGAGTGGGAATTCAAAACGTTCTACACAAAAACTATGTTAGAACCACAATTCTTTTCTCTCTACTCTGACAATAATATACCACTTGTTACCAATCCGCACCTTAAACCCTCTTGCATCAATCTTTTTATTATTGGTGCCCTCTATAAAAAAGAGAATTTTTCTTTTGGCCTTAAATACGGCACGCGTAATGCAAAAAATATGACTTCTTATTCACCGCAAAAAGGCTACTACAATATTCCAAACAAAATTTACTTTGATTTCATCGAAGCAAAAGCACAGTATCAATTTGATCCGAAAAATAGAGTGACTCTCTACATTATCAAAGGGCGCAACTCACAAAAAAAGTTTTCTCCAGATATACACATCAACCTCCAAGCTTTCAACAGCTTTGATAATATTGATATCTATAATGAATTGCTCTATAAAAACTCTTATACATACTTTGGAACATCTGTAACCGATTCATTAGATTATACAGTAGCGATAAAATATCGCATTAATAACGATCTCTCCATTGGTTTACGAGGAGAGAATCTTTTTGGCAAAGGTTTTAAGCAAGCCTATAGAAAAATCAATACTGCCTATCCTACTACAGATAGAAAAATTTTATTGAACATGGAGTACACATTTTGA
- a CDS encoding ArsS family sensor histidine kinase — protein sequence MKKTSIFLWITLIFLLAFIGIGASYMLSLKYIKANDKNQMQKRFDFISKSLIWQLGTIQNPNSLIDDLQKLDLLPITHPKEILTILKTSQIIKRTRYPIGEIIILKKNSTYYIWIQSYGNTLLLKDISRGIEHLRLIYTTIFVIMMGFLLLIYILILIKLRPLKKITKEIEKFSAGNLELNLNIKGFKEINEVANALQNAADSLKNIQNSRKLLLRNIMHELKTPVTKGRIQAEMVEDPKQKQRLIHIFEKLNSLINELAAIEAVNAKIKPNLEPIKLSDIVQEAINIGMFDKKDIEIQIKSDPTIKADYKLLSIAVKNLIDNAIKYSTDHKAKIIVDQDSLTIINNAPALSKDLSYFLEPFSKEGKKSGFGLGLYLVSNILKMHGFTLHYHHQKGQNLFIISFLKP from the coding sequence ATGAAAAAAACCTCAATTTTTCTTTGGATTACCCTCATATTTCTCCTTGCCTTCATAGGTATTGGAGCATCCTATATGCTCTCTTTGAAATATATCAAAGCAAATGATAAAAATCAGATGCAAAAGCGGTTTGACTTTATCTCAAAATCTCTCATTTGGCAGTTGGGCACCATCCAAAATCCCAATAGTCTCATTGATGATTTGCAAAAACTCGATCTCTTACCCATCACACATCCAAAAGAGATTCTCACCATACTTAAAACCTCTCAAATCATCAAACGAACCCGCTATCCTATAGGAGAAATTATTATCCTCAAAAAGAACAGCACTTACTATATCTGGATCCAAAGTTATGGCAATACGCTTTTACTCAAAGATATCTCTCGGGGTATTGAACATCTAAGACTAATCTACACCACTATTTTTGTCATTATGATGGGCTTTTTGCTGCTAATATATATTCTCATTCTCATCAAGCTTCGCCCCCTCAAAAAGATCACCAAAGAGATAGAGAAGTTCTCTGCAGGCAATCTAGAACTCAATCTCAATATTAAAGGGTTTAAAGAGATTAACGAAGTGGCAAATGCTCTGCAAAATGCAGCAGATTCACTCAAAAATATTCAAAACTCTCGCAAGCTTTTGTTGCGCAACATCATGCATGAGCTCAAAACCCCTGTGACAAAAGGCAGAATCCAAGCTGAAATGGTGGAAGACCCCAAACAAAAGCAGCGCCTCATCCATATTTTTGAAAAGCTCAACTCTCTCATTAATGAGCTTGCAGCCATTGAAGCGGTCAATGCAAAAATCAAACCAAATCTTGAACCCATCAAACTCTCTGATATTGTGCAAGAAGCAATTAATATCGGTATGTTTGATAAAAAGGATATTGAGATTCAAATAAAAAGTGATCCCACTATTAAAGCAGACTATAAACTCCTCTCCATAGCAGTCAAAAACCTCATCGATAACGCTATTAAGTACTCCACTGATCACAAAGCAAAAATCATTGTTGACCAAGATTCCCTTACCATTATCAACAACGCCCCAGCTCTTTCAAAAGATCTTTCCTATTTTTTAGAGCCATTTAGCAAAGAGGGCAAAAAAAGTGGCTTTGGACTGGGACTCTATCTTGTAAGCAATATTTTAAAAATGCATGGATTTACACTCCATTACCACCACCAAAAAGGGCAAAACCTCTTCATTATCAGTTTTCTTAAACCTTAA
- a CDS encoding response regulator transcription factor, translating to MKVAMIEDDIELAEILSEYLKKYGIDVENYEDPFIALSALRIAKDYDALILDLTLPGMDGLEILKKIREFSDLPIIISSARSDLSDKVIGLELGADDYLPKPYDPKELEARLKAITRRRSKPPKEPDLKIYKNRREIHFKNKPLQLTPAEFEVLAYLIEHPNQPIEREELLYTCENLSENASEKTIDVIISRIRHKLGEDPKNPRYIISVRGVGYKFVP from the coding sequence ATGAAAGTAGCAATGATAGAAGATGATATCGAATTAGCTGAGATATTGAGTGAATATCTCAAAAAATATGGCATAGATGTAGAAAATTATGAAGATCCATTTATTGCCCTCTCAGCGCTGCGGATAGCAAAAGATTATGATGCTTTGATTTTGGATTTGACACTCCCTGGCATGGATGGTTTAGAGATTCTCAAAAAGATTCGTGAATTTAGCGATCTGCCCATTATCATAAGCAGTGCACGCAGTGATCTTAGCGACAAAGTTATAGGCTTAGAACTTGGGGCAGATGACTATTTGCCAAAACCTTACGATCCAAAAGAGCTAGAAGCGAGACTCAAAGCAATTACGAGACGACGCAGCAAACCACCCAAAGAGCCAGATCTTAAAATCTATAAAAATAGACGTGAAATCCATTTTAAAAATAAACCTCTCCAACTCACTCCAGCAGAATTTGAAGTACTCGCCTATCTCATAGAGCATCCAAATCAGCCAATTGAGCGAGAAGAGCTTCTCTATACCTGTGAAAACTTAAGCGAAAATGCCTCTGAAAAGACTATCGATGTGATCATTAGCCGTATACGCCACAAACTTGGGGAAGATCCCAAAAATCCCCGCTACATTATCTCAGTAAGAGGCGTGGGCTATAAATTCGTTCCATGA